In Caretta caretta isolate rCarCar2 chromosome 18, rCarCar1.hap1, whole genome shotgun sequence, a single genomic region encodes these proteins:
- the MTHFR gene encoding methylenetetrahydrofolate reductase (NADPH) isoform X2 produces MDSRFDRMGMGGPLFIDVTWHPAGDPGSDKETSSMIIANTAVNYCGLETVLHMTCCNQTKEEITGHLQKAKRLGLKNIMALRGDPIGEEWEEEVEGFNYAIDLVKHIRCEFDDYFDICVAGYPKGHPEAESYEADLRHLKEKVSAGADFIITQLFFRSETFLAFMKDCQAIGITCPIVPGIFPIQGYHSLRQLVKLSKLEVPQEIKEVIEPIKDNDAAIRNYGVELAASMCRELLDSGMVSGLHFYTLNREVATTEILKRLGIWKEDPRRPLPWAVSAHPKRRVEDVRPIFWASRPKSYIHRTQEWDDFPNGRWGNSSSPAFGELKDYYLFYLKSKSPREELLKMWGEELTSEESVFEVFTFYISGEPNGEGHKVTCLPWNDDPLAAETNLLKEQLDKVNRRGILTINSQPNINGRPSTDPIVGWGPSGGYVFQKAYLEFFTSSENITALLKVLKMKKYELRVNYHIVNVRGENITNAPDLQPNAVTWGIFPGREIIQPTVVDPVSFMYWKDEAFALWIEQWAKLYEEESPSRMIIQYIHDNYYLVNLVDNEFPLENCLWQVMEDTFELLNCPTEQ; encoded by the exons ATGGACTCCAG GTTTGACCGCATGGGGATGGGCGGCCCCCTCTTCATTGATGTGACTTGGCACCCGGCAGGGGACCCAGGCTCTGACAAGGAGACCTCCTCCATGATCATCGCCAACACGGCCGTCAACTACTGTGGCCTGGAGACCGTCTTGCACATGACATGTTGCAACCAGACCAAGGAGGAGATCACAGGGCACCTGCAGAAGGCCAAGCGTCTGGGGCTGAAGAACATCATGGCGCTGCGAGGAG ATCCCATTGGCGAGGagtgggaggaagaggtggaaggCTTCAACTACGCCATCGACTTGGTGAAGCACATTCGCTGCGAGTTCGATGACTATTTTGACATCTGCGTGGCAG GTTACCCCAAGGGCCACCCTGAAGCCGAGAGCTACGAAGCTGACCTGAGGCACCTGAAAGAGAAAGTCTCTGCTGGTGCTGACTTCATCATCAcgcagctcttcttcaggtccgagACCTTCCTTGCGTTCATGAAGGACTGTCAGGCCATTGGCATCACCTGCCCCATCGTACCTGGCATCTTTCCCATACAG GGTTACCATTCTCTGCGCCAGCTCGTGAAGCTCTCCAAACTCGAGGTGCCGCAGGAGATCAAAGAAGTGATCGAGCCCATCAAGGACAACGACGCAGCCATCCGGAACTACGGGGTGGAGTTGGCGGCGTCCATGTGCCGGGAGCTGCTGGACAGCGGCATGGTGTCCGGCCTGCATTTCTACACCCTCAACAGAGAAGTGGCCACCACTGAAATCCTCAAACGTCTGGGCATTTGGAAAGAGGATCCCAG GCGGCCTCTGCCCTGGGCAGTCAGCGCCCACCCCAAGAGAAGAGTCGAAGACGTCCGGCCTATTTTCTGGGCCTCCAGGCCAAAGAGCTACATTCACCGAACTCAGGAATGGGATGATTTCCCCAATGGTCGCTG GGGGAACTCTTCCTCGCCAGCCTTCGGCGAGCTGAAGGACTATTACCTCTTCTACCTGAAAAGCAAGTCGCCACGGGAGGAGCTCCTGaagatgtggggggaggagctGACGAGTGAGGAGAGCGTCTTCGAGGTGTTCACCTTTTACATCTCCGGCGAGCCCAACGGGGAGGGGCACAAG GTGACCTGCCTGCCCTGGAACGACGACCCTCTCGCTGCTGAAACCAACCTCTTGAAGGAGCAGCTGGACAAGGTGAACAGAAGAGGAATCCTGACCATCAACTCCCAGCCAAACATCAATGGCAGACCGTCCACTGACCCCATCGTGGGCTGGGGGCCCAGTGGGGGCTATGTCTTCCAGAAG GCATACCTGGAATTCTTCACCTCCAGCGAGAACATCACCGCCCTGCTTAAAGTGCTGAAGATGAAGAAGTACGAGCTCCGAGTGAATTACCACATTGTCAACGTCCGG GGTGAAAACATCACCAATGCTCCTGATCTGCAGCCCAACGCCGTGACCTGGGGCATCTTCCCAGGCAGAGAGATCATTCAGCCAACGGTTGTGGATCCAGTTAGCTTCATGTACTGGAAG GATGAGGCCTTCGCTTTGTGGATTGAGCAGTGGGCTAAGCTGTATGAAGAGGAGTCTCCCTCTCGCATGATTATCCAGTACATCCACGACAACTACTACTTGGTCAACCTGGTGGACAACGAGTTCCCGCTGGAGAACTGCCTGTGGCAGGTCATGGAGGACACTTTCGAGCTCTTGAACTGTCCCACGGAGCAGTGA
- the MTHFR gene encoding methylenetetrahydrofolate reductase (NADPH) isoform X1 produces the protein MVNEPHSASSGSASSRSEGSSSGSESSKDSSRCSTPVLDAERHERLREKMRRRYDSGDKWFSLEFFPPRTANGAVNLISRFDRMGMGGPLFIDVTWHPAGDPGSDKETSSMIIANTAVNYCGLETVLHMTCCNQTKEEITGHLQKAKRLGLKNIMALRGDPIGEEWEEEVEGFNYAIDLVKHIRCEFDDYFDICVAGYPKGHPEAESYEADLRHLKEKVSAGADFIITQLFFRSETFLAFMKDCQAIGITCPIVPGIFPIQGYHSLRQLVKLSKLEVPQEIKEVIEPIKDNDAAIRNYGVELAASMCRELLDSGMVSGLHFYTLNREVATTEILKRLGIWKEDPRRPLPWAVSAHPKRRVEDVRPIFWASRPKSYIHRTQEWDDFPNGRWGNSSSPAFGELKDYYLFYLKSKSPREELLKMWGEELTSEESVFEVFTFYISGEPNGEGHKVTCLPWNDDPLAAETNLLKEQLDKVNRRGILTINSQPNINGRPSTDPIVGWGPSGGYVFQKAYLEFFTSSENITALLKVLKMKKYELRVNYHIVNVRGENITNAPDLQPNAVTWGIFPGREIIQPTVVDPVSFMYWKDEAFALWIEQWAKLYEEESPSRMIIQYIHDNYYLVNLVDNEFPLENCLWQVMEDTFELLNCPTEQ, from the exons ATGGTCAACGAGCCCCACAGCGCCAGCAGTGGGAGTGCCAGTTCCAGGTCGGagggcagcagcagcggcagTGAGAGCTCCAAGGACAGCTCGCGATGCTCCACCCCGGTCCTGGATGCTGAGCGCCATGAGCGGCTGCGGGAGAAGATGCGCCGGCGATACGACTCCGGGGACAAGTGGTTCTCCTTGGAGTTCTTCCCCCCGCGGACGGCCAATGGTGCGGTCAATCTGATCTCCAG GTTTGACCGCATGGGGATGGGCGGCCCCCTCTTCATTGATGTGACTTGGCACCCGGCAGGGGACCCAGGCTCTGACAAGGAGACCTCCTCCATGATCATCGCCAACACGGCCGTCAACTACTGTGGCCTGGAGACCGTCTTGCACATGACATGTTGCAACCAGACCAAGGAGGAGATCACAGGGCACCTGCAGAAGGCCAAGCGTCTGGGGCTGAAGAACATCATGGCGCTGCGAGGAG ATCCCATTGGCGAGGagtgggaggaagaggtggaaggCTTCAACTACGCCATCGACTTGGTGAAGCACATTCGCTGCGAGTTCGATGACTATTTTGACATCTGCGTGGCAG GTTACCCCAAGGGCCACCCTGAAGCCGAGAGCTACGAAGCTGACCTGAGGCACCTGAAAGAGAAAGTCTCTGCTGGTGCTGACTTCATCATCAcgcagctcttcttcaggtccgagACCTTCCTTGCGTTCATGAAGGACTGTCAGGCCATTGGCATCACCTGCCCCATCGTACCTGGCATCTTTCCCATACAG GGTTACCATTCTCTGCGCCAGCTCGTGAAGCTCTCCAAACTCGAGGTGCCGCAGGAGATCAAAGAAGTGATCGAGCCCATCAAGGACAACGACGCAGCCATCCGGAACTACGGGGTGGAGTTGGCGGCGTCCATGTGCCGGGAGCTGCTGGACAGCGGCATGGTGTCCGGCCTGCATTTCTACACCCTCAACAGAGAAGTGGCCACCACTGAAATCCTCAAACGTCTGGGCATTTGGAAAGAGGATCCCAG GCGGCCTCTGCCCTGGGCAGTCAGCGCCCACCCCAAGAGAAGAGTCGAAGACGTCCGGCCTATTTTCTGGGCCTCCAGGCCAAAGAGCTACATTCACCGAACTCAGGAATGGGATGATTTCCCCAATGGTCGCTG GGGGAACTCTTCCTCGCCAGCCTTCGGCGAGCTGAAGGACTATTACCTCTTCTACCTGAAAAGCAAGTCGCCACGGGAGGAGCTCCTGaagatgtggggggaggagctGACGAGTGAGGAGAGCGTCTTCGAGGTGTTCACCTTTTACATCTCCGGCGAGCCCAACGGGGAGGGGCACAAG GTGACCTGCCTGCCCTGGAACGACGACCCTCTCGCTGCTGAAACCAACCTCTTGAAGGAGCAGCTGGACAAGGTGAACAGAAGAGGAATCCTGACCATCAACTCCCAGCCAAACATCAATGGCAGACCGTCCACTGACCCCATCGTGGGCTGGGGGCCCAGTGGGGGCTATGTCTTCCAGAAG GCATACCTGGAATTCTTCACCTCCAGCGAGAACATCACCGCCCTGCTTAAAGTGCTGAAGATGAAGAAGTACGAGCTCCGAGTGAATTACCACATTGTCAACGTCCGG GGTGAAAACATCACCAATGCTCCTGATCTGCAGCCCAACGCCGTGACCTGGGGCATCTTCCCAGGCAGAGAGATCATTCAGCCAACGGTTGTGGATCCAGTTAGCTTCATGTACTGGAAG GATGAGGCCTTCGCTTTGTGGATTGAGCAGTGGGCTAAGCTGTATGAAGAGGAGTCTCCCTCTCGCATGATTATCCAGTACATCCACGACAACTACTACTTGGTCAACCTGGTGGACAACGAGTTCCCGCTGGAGAACTGCCTGTGGCAGGTCATGGAGGACACTTTCGAGCTCTTGAACTGTCCCACGGAGCAGTGA